A segment of the Vagococcus hydrophili genome:
AGATTTGGTATCGAGTTTTTATCGAATCGCTGACTTGATAGGAAAAGATCTTAAAGGTGACTGTTATATTAGTGATAAAGATATGGTATTATTAAGAGTAATCAACGACATGTTGGAGGTAAATGTCTCTACTGAGACGTCAGTTCAGACAATTAACCGACTAGAGGAAGCATTTTTAAAAGAGATAAATTAGTTTTTGAAAAAACATTTTGAGGTTTTTGTACTCTCAATAATTTCTTATCAGTAAAACCTTTATAGGTTTTGCCCCAACCACTTGTATGTTTTTGTACTCTCAATAATTTCTTATCAGTAAAACCGGTAGAATTATTAGTGAACAAGGCGCACCGTTTTTGTACTCTCAATAATTTCTTATCAGTAAAACTGATTTAGAAAGCAAATACAATCAATCAAAGTTTTTGTACTCTCAATAATTTCTTATCAGTAAAACGATAGATGAGAAGAGGTTCTTTAAAGATGGGTTTTTGTACTCTCAATAATTTCTTATCAGTAAAACTTTGTATCGCGATGAAAGCCGAGGACTACCTGTTTTTGTACTCTCAATAATTTCTTATCAGTAAAACTTATGCTGTTTTGTATGATGATCCCTTGTTGTTTTTGTACTCTCAATAATTTCTTATCAGTAAAACACGTTCTAAAATATCAGATTTCTACCCATTGTTTTTGTACTCTCAATAATTTCTTATCAGTAAAACCATTCTTATCTGAATGGTGATGCTCATAGGGTTTTTGTACTCTCAATAATTTCTTATCAGTAAAACTTTCTGGCGGTCCTAAAGGAGTATCAATCAGTTTTTGTACTCTCAATAATTTCTTATCAGTAAAACTAATTCTCTGGACATTTATTCACCTCCTTTGTTTTTGTACTCTCAATAATTTCTTATCAGTAAAACATGAACGTGCTACTACCCACGCATCTGCTGGGTTTTTGTACTCTCAATAATTTCTTATCAGTAAAACAGCAGCAAGACGAATTAAGAAGCGAAATAGGTTTTTGTACTCTCAATAATTTCTTATCAGTAAAACGTCAATTACACAGGGCCAGATGTTAACTCGTTTTTGTACTCTCAATAATTTCTTATCAGTAAAACACGACTTCCGTCAATTTCTAACGTTCCCATGTTTTTGTACTCTCAATAATTTCTTATCAGTAAAACAGAAAACATCGTCAGACAGCCAATCGTTACGTTTTTGTACTCTCAATAATTTCTTATCAGTAAAACTTGGTATGATTATATAGAAAGAGGTTGTTAGTTTTTGTACTCTCAATAATTTCTTATCAGTAAAACATCTGACACAGATATTTAATGATAGATTTAGTTTTTGTACTCTCAATAATTTCTTATCAGTAAAACTAAATACAACTAATTATGCCATTGTTGAGAGTTTTTGTACTCTCAATAATTTCTTATCAGTAAAACCACTGACACCTAACTCCGTGCCCTCTTCTGGTTTTTGTACTCTCAATAATTTCTTATCAGTAAAACCGATATCTGGAAAATTTGGCATAGCTCTATGTTTTTGTACTCTCAATAATTTCTTATCAGTAAAACAGCCAAGCGCCACACTAAAAGCGGTACGTTGTTTTTGTACTCTCAATAATTTCTTATCAGTAAAACTCAAAAAAAGGTTCGTCGCTTACTTTTATATGTTTTTGTACTCTCAATAATTTCTTATCAGTAAAACCTTCGACTCATGTAGCAGCTATCATACCTAGTTTTTGTACTCTCAATAATTTCTTATCAGTAAAACAATACTATATTATGAGATCATTGCCTTCAAGTTTTTGTACTCTCAATAATTTCTTATCAGTAAAACAAATTATCCCTTCAGCAAAAGGCATAAGTGGTTTTTGTACTCTCAATAATTTCTTATCAGTAAAACAAATTATCCCTTCAGCAAAAGGCATAAGTGGTTTTTGTACTCTCAATAATTTCTTATCAGTAAAACCGAATTGCATCAAGAGGTATTGAAATACTTGTTTTTGTACTCTCAATAATTTCTTATCAGTAAAACCGCTAGCCTACATCTGTCAAGTTCAGCACTGTTTTTGTACTCTCAATAATTTCTTATCAGTAAAACAGATGTATCACTAGAATTAACTTTGTGAGCGTTTTTGTACTCTCAATAATTTCTTATCAGTAAAACTGTAGCATACATTGCAGCTTGCTTGCGTGAGTTTTTGTACTCTCAATAATTTCTTATCAGTAAAACAGAAATTGCGGATGCTATCGCAGAGCTACCGTTTTTGTACTCTCAATAATTTCTTATCAGTAAAACTGTTTGTCTTCATTATAGGGCATGTAAAATGTTTTTGTACTCTCAATAATTTCTTATCAGTAAAACCGTCATCTTGGCTGATGATTCAAAAGGTTTGTTTTTGTACTCTCAATAATTTCTTATCAGTAAAACAAAATGAAGTTAGAGCAGATATTTACAATGGTTTTTGTACTCTCAATAATTTCTTATCAGTAAAACTATGTTTGCAATTTTATTAGCTCAGAATATGTTTTTGTACTCTCAATAATTTCTTATCAGTAAAACCACTGACTCCTAGCTCAGTTCCTTCTTCTGGTTTTTGTACTCTCAATAATTTCTTATCAGTAAAACGCAAAGAAAAAGATTTCTCAGCGACTGCTAAGTTTTTGTACTCTCAATAATTTCTTATCAGTAAAACTGTTTGGGCATATAACAATGTAGAGTGGTTGTTTTTGTATTTTCAATATTATGAAAATACAAACTAAACACCTTTCAACGTATCTTCTAACAAAAACTACTCTAACCACCAACAAAGCTCTATAAAAAGGAAGATACCAATGAAAAAGAAAACAGCCATATCACTAATAATCATATTAATCACTACCCTCAGCATTATCTACATCAATCACACGAAAACTAAAAATAAAATCAAGGGGAAAATAATTGAAATTTCAAAAGATTCATTAATCATTGAAGATGATAAAAATGGACATTACATTATAAATAAAGAGGACTATCCATTCTCTGAAACTGAGGTTAAACAAAACGATCAAGTTGTTATAACTTATAAAGGTGAAATCCTTGAAACCTCACCAGCACAATTCAAGAAAATCATAACAATCAAAAAAGACTGATGAGAAAAATCAGTCTTTTTGTATATAATTTAAACTTAAACTTCTTTTTAACCCTCTTTAACCCATCTCAACGTCTGAATCTTAGCAGGCTTAATCACCGTCTCCAACTCAGTATCTTCTTTAATTTCCTCAATCATGTTTGCTTCGTGAGCAGTGTATTGATCAATGGTAGAAGTCACGTCACAGTTTTCAGTGTTTGATAGGTTAAAGCCACGAGTGATGATGTCTTCGCCGTGTTCTTTACGTTTAATTGCTGTTAGGGCGTATTGTTTGCTATCAATGTTTAAGAATTGGTGAGTAGCTGCTAAACTTCCTGTGTGAATATCAGCTTTAGCAACGATCATTGGCACTTGGAATTGTTTGGATTCGATGAATGTTTGATACATATCATCTGTTCCGTGGAAGCTAATCGCAAATTCCACCGATTGTTCACCTAAACATTGTGCTTCTGGTGTTGGGAAGTAGCCCCAGTCACCAAGCTCCCCAACTGCTCTTAAGATTGTTAAGGCAATGGTACTGTTTTCTGATACTAATTCATATTCATTTAACCCAAAGTTAGCCACCGTCATGCCCACTTTTTCATCATGAACATTGACGAATGCTTGTTGATGTTGTGGGTTTGTTGGGTTTTCCCAAGTTGCTTCATTGACTTTATTTGGTCTTTCGACTACTTCAAAGATACTTTCAGCAAAGTGAGTGGTTGTTTCTAGTCCAGAAGGGAAGAGCACGCGTAAGCGGTGATCTTTCATTTGGTTGTTAAAGGCAGTCTTGAATGTCACTTGACGGCTGTCTTTTTCTAGTCGAACGATTGTTTTGATTTCAAATGGTACTAATTTGTCGTTACGGTTGGCTTTTCTTTGGCGCATTTCGTAAACGGCACGCATCTCTAAATCAAGTAATTCTTCGGCTGCTTCTGGAATCATCATCCTTTGAGTGATTAAGATTTCAGCAACAAAAGGACTGTTTGTGATAACTTCTCTGGTTGTTGGGTAGTCATGTGCATAAAGTGCTTGATCTTCCCAAGGTTGTTTGAAGATATATTCATTCCCAACGTCACCAACGTTTTCATAAATCAAGCCACTAGGGTACGTGTGGTTTCTTAATTTATCTGTAAAGTTGATTAAGCCGTTTTCTAAAACTTCCGCTTTAACAAACTCGTTTTCTAAAGTCATTGAGTTTTCATCAACTAAATTTGTGTTTTCTAAAGTTTGTTTACCTTCAGCAAGGGCAAACGTTGTCCAAGACATACCAGGCATTGCTGTTAAGTTTAAACGAACCGTTACGTAAATCGCCATATATGGAATGCGGAAGCGATCCGTTGGTAAATCATAATCAAAAGCCACATCTGTTTTGATGATTTCAGCAGGAACCACTTGTCCATTTTCATCTACCACGTGGAAGTCTATTAGTTCTTTCGCTTCTTTTTCTAGCTTGTGGAACAATTCAAGTGGCGCACCTTCAGCAAATGTATGACGTTTCCATTCGATGGTTGTTTCAATCACTTGATTTTTAGTGTGACCTGATGTGTTGAAGATGACAAAAGGTTTTGTTGCTTCAGAGAAGTTAGAAGTATCAATGGCACCTGTTAGGGCAGCTAAAGCTTCATCTGCTAAGAATTTACCAACTTCTTCTGATTTTTGATAACGAGTCATCATCTCTTGATGGACTTCATCCACACTACAGCCACAAATACTGTCATGAGGGTGGTTTTGCATTAAGGTTTTCCATGCATAACGCAATTCGTCATGAGGGTATGTTCCTGTTACTTCATAAGCCATTGTCGCTAAAGGCTCAGTGATATTTTCTAATTGACGTTCAACCGTTGTATTTTTTTGTTTTAAGTAAATACGAGCAGAAGAGGTATTTGCTAATGTATACCAGCCGTCAGTTTCTTGAGACGTTAATTCTCCTTCAACCGTGCTTAAGTTTTCTGGTAAATCGTTCATCACCGCTTCTAAATAATCATCAAAGTTACTATGGATGAATTCATAATCAGGATATAATTCGTTAGCTAGTTTAATTGCCGTTGTGACATCACTTTGAACAGGTTGGTGATCCACACCGTTCATCATTAATAAGTGGTTGGTTGAAGCATATTGTTCAGCATCTGGTAATTTTTGATTCCAGAAAGCAATCGCTTCGTCTTTTTCTGTTGGGATTTCATTTCCGTTACTGTACCAGTTAGCGAAAAGTAGGGCGAAGACGTTTGATTTGTCTGGGCCTTCCCACCACATTTCAGAGAATTGTGACGCATATTTTTCATCGTTAATCACGGCATTGTTAAAGCCAGTTGGTTTTACCCCACGACCAAAGGCAGCTGCTTTAATCCCAGCTTCTTCCATCATTTGTGGTGTTTGTCCCATGTTCCCAAACGTATCAGGGAAGTAACCTAACATCGTAGGATTTCCCCATTTCCGTGATTCTTCTAAACCAATTAAGGTATTACGAGCGTTGGCTTCACTACTGATTAAGAAATCATCTTGTAAAATGTAGAAAGGACCGATTTTTAATTTGCCATTATCAATCGCAGCTTGAACTTCCTCACGTTTTTCAGGACGAACTTGTAAATAGTCATCTAAAATAATCGTTTGTCCATCAAGGTGGAAGCTGTTAAAATCTGGATCGGTTTTGAATAATTCTAATAATTCATCCATTAAACGGATTAATCTCATGTGATGTTGCTCATAAGGCATGTACCATTCACGGTCCCAATGACTATGAGAGATAATATAAACTTTTTTCTTTGACATATTAGTTACGCTCCTTAGTTGTAGTGTGCATCAATGCGAATATCGTAGAAATCCATAACAAGTTCACAGAACATCATGTTAGCCCATGAGAACCAATCGCGCGTAAATTGATTTGGATCATTCACGTCAAAACCTTCGTGCATTAAGTTTGTTCCACCGTCACAATCAACAAGCAGGTTTAGAATACGTTCTTTTTCAGACTTGTCGTTTGTTGTTAAGCCTTCAATTGAAAGGGCGATTGGCCAAACATAGTTTTCAGGTGTGTGTGAGCTACCGATTCCTTTAGCGAATTTTCCTTCATAGAAGTATGGATTTTCTTTACTTAATAATGTTTTTCTTGTGGCTAAATAAGTTGGGTCTTCTTTGTCACAGTAACCTAAGTAAGGTGCTGCCATTAAACTTGGTACGTTTGAGTCGTCCATGATTGAGTAACCACCAAGTCCGTCCACTTCGTAAGCAAAAATATCTTCACCTGCTTTATTAGGAACAACAGCGAATTTTTTAATACCAGTTTCGATTTGTGTTTTTAGTGTCTTAGCTTGTGCCACAATCTCAGCATCATCAAAGAGTGTTGAATATAACTCAGCAATGTAGCCTAAAACAACTGTCGCAAACATGTTAGAAGGCACTAAGTAACCATAGATACACGCATCATCACTTGGTCTAAAACCTGACCATGTCATACCAGTTTCAGCAACAGGCGTTCCTTTTCCACCATGAGTTAATGTGTCTTCTTTACGCCAAGTATCACGCTCGAAGTTGTAAGGTGAGTTGTCATGATTTTGTTCAACTTTCCAAAGGTGTAAAATTTTCTTCACGCCATCGTGGAAGTCTTCGTTAAATTGACTTGTGTC
Coding sequences within it:
- a CDS encoding alpha-mannosidase, with translation MSKKKVYIISHSHWDREWYMPYEQHHMRLIRLMDELLELFKTDPDFNSFHLDGQTIILDDYLQVRPEKREEVQAAIDNGKLKIGPFYILQDDFLISSEANARNTLIGLEESRKWGNPTMLGYFPDTFGNMGQTPQMMEEAGIKAAAFGRGVKPTGFNNAVINDEKYASQFSEMWWEGPDKSNVFALLFANWYSNGNEIPTEKDEAIAFWNQKLPDAEQYASTNHLLMMNGVDHQPVQSDVTTAIKLANELYPDYEFIHSNFDDYLEAVMNDLPENLSTVEGELTSQETDGWYTLANTSSARIYLKQKNTTVERQLENITEPLATMAYEVTGTYPHDELRYAWKTLMQNHPHDSICGCSVDEVHQEMMTRYQKSEEVGKFLADEALAALTGAIDTSNFSEATKPFVIFNTSGHTKNQVIETTIEWKRHTFAEGAPLELFHKLEKEAKELIDFHVVDENGQVVPAEIIKTDVAFDYDLPTDRFRIPYMAIYVTVRLNLTAMPGMSWTTFALAEGKQTLENTNLVDENSMTLENEFVKAEVLENGLINFTDKLRNHTYPSGLIYENVGDVGNEYIFKQPWEDQALYAHDYPTTREVITNSPFVAEILITQRMMIPEAAEELLDLEMRAVYEMRQRKANRNDKLVPFEIKTIVRLEKDSRQVTFKTAFNNQMKDHRLRVLFPSGLETTTHFAESIFEVVERPNKVNEATWENPTNPQHQQAFVNVHDEKVGMTVANFGLNEYELVSENSTIALTILRAVGELGDWGYFPTPEAQCLGEQSVEFAISFHGTDDMYQTFIESKQFQVPMIVAKADIHTGSLAATHQFLNIDSKQYALTAIKRKEHGEDIITRGFNLSNTENCDVTSTIDQYTAHEANMIEEIKEDTELETVIKPAKIQTLRWVKEG
- a CDS encoding glycoside hydrolase family 125 protein, with amino-acid sequence MAYTEVPASVQEFMDKMSALCEKNHPRWAENFKAGFANTLLTTVRRYDDGTTFLLTGDIPAMWLRDSTAQFRPYLVIAKEDEDIRSMISGLVQRQFRYINMDPYANAFNEEANGKGHQTDDTEMTPWTWERKYEIDSLCYPVQLSYLLYKQTGDTSQFNEDFHDGVKKILHLWKVEQNHDNSPYNFERDTWRKEDTLTHGGKGTPVAETGMTWSGFRPSDDACIYGYLVPSNMFATVVLGYIAELYSTLFDDAEIVAQAKTLKTQIETGIKKFAVVPNKAGEDIFAYEVDGLGGYSIMDDSNVPSLMAAPYLGYCDKEDPTYLATRKTLLSKENPYFYEGKFAKGIGSSHTPENYVWPIALSIEGLTTNDKSEKERILNLLVDCDGGTNLMHEGFDVNDPNQFTRDWFSWANMMFCELVMDFYDIRIDAHYN